A window of the Uloborus diversus isolate 005 unplaced genomic scaffold, Udiv.v.3.1 scaffold_1534, whole genome shotgun sequence genome harbors these coding sequences:
- the LOC129233060 gene encoding uncharacterized protein F54H12.2-like codes for MSKNLICLKSELDLFQDVPMQLGIDSSTFVEIHPIASLTEHSPIEFLISSSGNQYVDISHTLLHLQLQVLKADDTLLTDTEKLKVAPINYLLNTIFSECGVFLNDKQVSTQVNYAYRSYLESLLFYSKNAHDSLLTTSFFHKDTANHHDSITADNVGFKKRSELSNLSKVIDLIGPIHFDLANQPKLLIHGVSVRIKLERNKNSFCLMSATNDFKINILSASLYVRKVNIAPSIIVAHEKALEKGVIKMPIRRVEIKSFSLSAGIASEHIANAFLGQLPNRLIMGLVSNEAYNGAYSKNPFKFHHFDLSYLAVL; via the coding sequence atgtcaaaaaatttgaTCTGTCTCAAGTCTGAATTAGACTTGTTTCAAGATGTTCCGATGCAGTTAGGAATTGATTCATCAACGTTTGTTGAAATCCATCCAATTGCTTCGTTGACAGAACATTCTCCGATTGAATTTTTGATCAGTAGCAGCGGAAATCAGTATGTGGATATCTCTCATACGTTACTACATTTGCAATTACAAGTTTTAAAAGCTGATGACACATTACTTACAGATACTGAAAAACTTAAAGTTGCTCCTATAAATTACTTATTAAACACTATATTTTCAGAATGTGGtgtatttttaaatgacaaaCAAGTTTCGACTCAGGTAAATTACGCATACCGTTCATATCTTGAAAGTTTgttgttttattcaaaaaatgctcATGATAGTTTACTGACTACATCATTTTTTCACAAAGATACTGCTAATCATCATGATTCCATAACAGCTGATAATGtaggttttaaaaaaagatcTGAACTGAGTAATCTTAGTAAAGTAATTGATTTGATTGGACCAATTCATTTTGATTTAGCAAATCAACCGAAACTTTTAATTCATGGAGTTTCAGTCAGAATAAAATTGGagcgaaacaaaaatagtttttgtttaatGTCTGCAActaatgatttcaaaataaacattctttCTGCAAGTCTATATGTACGAAAAGTAAACATCGCACCTTCTATTATTGTTGCCCATGAAAAAGCTTTGGAAAAAGGAGTAATAAAAATGCCAATAAGAAGAGTagaaattaaatctttttctcTTTCGGCTGGGATTGCTTCCGAACATATCGCAAATGCTTTTCTTGGACAATTACCAAACCGATTGATAATGGGGTTAGTTTCAAATGAGGCATATAATGGAGCATATTCAAAGAATCCATTTAAATTTCATCATTTTGACTTATCATATTTAGCTGTGCTTTAA